A window from Cryobacterium sp. SO1 encodes these proteins:
- a CDS encoding primosomal protein, which yields MTPTERNGNDARDNGSGDRRTGGYQGGRGGSDRPRQDGARPPYRGNTGGNDRPQRDGERPPYRGSSDRPARDGERPPYRGNSDRPQRDGDRPPHRGNSDRPQRDGERPPYRGNSDRPQRDGERPPYRGNSDRPQGGERAPYRGNSDRPGYQGNNSDRPARDGERPPYRGNSDRPAYNSDRPAYKGNSDRPQRDGDRPAYKGNLDRPQRDGDRPAYKGNSDRPAYNSDRPAYKGNSDRPQRDGDRPAYKGNSDRPAYNSDRPAYNSDRPAYNSDRPAYKGNSDRPQRDGDRPAYKGNSDRPQRDGDRPAYKGNSDRPAYKGNSDRPQRDTENKPWLKDSARGGSPTRAGAPRDAGKKLWTRDGAPARNDRDARVVEEEMTEEQRMQRELRSVRPRHDDPELPDDITSEDLDRIARNELKTLTKDNAEAVGRHLAMAARVIDEDPELAHRHVMSAARRAGRIAVVRESLAITAYATGDFALALRELRTYRRISGSNAQLPLMVDSERGVGRPDRALELGRSVDRSSLPAGVQVALAIAMSGARLDLGETAAALSELEIAQLDPKTAFSYSSELFAAYAEVLEELGRTDEADVWNERASRADAALNGDVDETIEIVELDDEEFDEDEDDTDDETDDVSTDEDAADNDDTDDDDDTDDDDDADNADVPDELETADDTITITETEDAASADDDSTDGAEGVDEDPETTPVD from the coding sequence GTGACCCCCACGGAACGCAACGGGAACGACGCACGCGACAACGGGAGCGGCGATCGTCGAACCGGCGGCTACCAGGGTGGTCGCGGAGGGTCGGACCGGCCCCGCCAGGACGGCGCACGTCCGCCGTACCGCGGTAACACCGGCGGCAACGACCGCCCGCAGCGGGATGGTGAGCGTCCGCCGTATCGGGGGAGCTCCGACCGTCCGGCGCGCGATGGTGAGCGTCCGCCGTACCGGGGCAACTCTGACCGTCCGCAGCGTGATGGCGACCGTCCTCCGCACCGCGGCAACAGCGACCGTCCGCAGCGTGATGGTGAGCGTCCTCCGTACCGTGGGAACAGCGACCGTCCGCAGCGTGATGGTGAGCGTCCTCCGTACCGGGGCAACAGCGACCGTCCGCAGGGCGGGGAGCGTGCGCCGTACCGGGGCAACAGTGACCGCCCGGGTTACCAGGGCAACAACTCCGACCGTCCGGCGCGCGATGGTGAGCGTCCTCCGTACCGGGGCAACAGTGACCGCCCGGCGTACAACTCGGACCGTCCGGCGTACAAGGGCAACTCTGATCGTCCGCAGCGTGACGGCGACCGCCCCGCATACAAGGGCAACCTTGATCGTCCCCAGCGTGACGGCGACCGTCCCGCATATAAGGGCAACAGTGACCGCCCCGCGTACAACTCGGACCGCCCCGCATACAAGGGCAACTCTGATCGTCCGCAGCGCGACGGCGACCGTCCCGCATACAAGGGCAACAGTGACCGCCCCGCGTACAACTCGGACCGCCCCGCGTACAACTCGGACCGCCCCGCGTACAACTCGGACCGCCCCGCATACAAGGGCAACTCTGATCGTCCGCAGCGCGACGGCGACCGTCCGGCGTACAAGGGCAACTCTGATCGTCCCCAGCGCGACGGCGACCGTCCCGCATACAAGGGCAACAGCGATCGCCCGGCGTACAAGGGCAACTCTGACCGTCCTCAGCGCGACACGGAGAACAAGCCGTGGCTGAAGGACAGCGCCCGGGGCGGCTCGCCGACCCGCGCCGGAGCCCCGCGCGACGCCGGCAAGAAGCTGTGGACCCGCGACGGCGCCCCCGCCCGCAACGACCGCGACGCCCGCGTCGTCGAGGAGGAGATGACCGAAGAGCAGCGTATGCAGCGCGAGCTGCGTTCGGTGCGTCCGCGTCACGACGACCCGGAGCTGCCCGACGACATCACGTCAGAGGACCTGGACCGCATCGCCCGCAACGAGCTCAAGACCCTCACCAAGGACAACGCCGAGGCCGTGGGCCGTCACCTGGCGATGGCCGCCCGGGTCATCGACGAAGACCCCGAACTGGCCCACCGTCACGTGATGAGCGCCGCACGTCGTGCCGGCCGCATCGCCGTGGTGCGCGAGAGCCTGGCCATCACCGCCTACGCCACCGGCGACTTCGCCCTGGCGCTACGGGAACTGCGCACCTACCGCCGCATCTCGGGCTCCAACGCCCAGCTGCCGCTGATGGTGGACAGCGAACGCGGCGTGGGCCGCCCCGACCGCGCCCTCGAGCTCGGCCGCTCGGTGGACCGCTCGAGCCTGCCGGCCGGCGTTCAGGTGGCCCTGGCCATCGCGATGTCCGGTGCCCGCCTGGACCTGGGGGAGACCGCAGCCGCGCTGAGTGAGCTCGAGATCGCCCAGCTCGACCCGAAGACAGCGTTCTCCTACAGCTCCGAGCTGTTCGCCGCGTATGCCGAGGTGCTCGAAGAGCTCGGCCGCACCGACGAGGCCGACGTCTGGAACGAACGGGCCTCCCGTGCCGATGCCGCCCTGAACGGCGACGTCGACGAGACCATCGAGATCGTCGAACTCGACGACGAAGAATTCGATGAAGACGAGGACGACACCGACGACGAGACCGATGACGTCAGCACCGACGAAGACGCCGCGGACAACGACGACACCGACGACGACGACGACACCGACGACGACGACGATGCCGACAACGCCGACGTGCCCGACGAGCTCGAGACCGCCGACGACACCATCACCATCACCGAGACCGAGGACGCTGCTTCAGCCGATGACGATTCCACCGACGGCGCCGAGGGCGTGGACGAAGATCCTGAAACGACGCCCGTTGACTGA
- a CDS encoding HAD-IIA family hydrolase: MTIPPTAPRAWTKILKRRPLTEPATPLAGIDVVLADLDGVVYAGPHAIPYAIDGLNKAAESIRVGYITNNASRTDASVAGHLTDLGLTVAPSDVVTSPQAAMRLLVEQVPAGSRILVVGGDGLVDELQKHGFTVTRSAEDSPAAVVQGFAPDVGWTQLAEACFALNAGVTPDGDYPGIPWIATNTDWTIPQARGIAPGNGTLVSAVHTAVGRLPLVAGKPEIPIFQEAVTRFEATAPLFIGDRLDTDILGANRAGMPSVLVLTGIDKAKQALAAGPTERPTFILEDLRQLHEPYPVTVFSKDKSQATVEGASVRIHGADVEIMSVGDDGINLLRAACAVIWASGRPIYGLNVPESLYLGR, encoded by the coding sequence ATGACGATTCCACCGACGGCGCCGAGGGCGTGGACGAAGATCCTGAAACGACGCCCGTTGACTGAGCCGGCCACACCGTTGGCCGGCATCGACGTCGTCCTGGCCGACCTCGACGGTGTCGTGTACGCCGGACCGCACGCCATCCCGTACGCGATCGACGGCCTCAACAAGGCCGCCGAGAGCATCCGGGTGGGCTACATCACCAACAACGCCTCACGCACGGATGCGTCCGTGGCCGGCCACCTGACCGACCTCGGTCTCACCGTGGCGCCGTCCGACGTCGTCACCTCGCCCCAGGCAGCCATGCGGCTGCTCGTGGAGCAGGTGCCGGCCGGCTCGCGGATCCTGGTCGTGGGCGGCGACGGGCTCGTCGACGAACTGCAGAAGCACGGCTTCACGGTCACCCGGTCCGCCGAGGATTCCCCGGCGGCCGTGGTGCAGGGCTTCGCCCCCGACGTGGGCTGGACCCAGCTGGCCGAGGCCTGCTTCGCGCTGAACGCCGGCGTCACCCCCGACGGCGACTACCCGGGGATCCCGTGGATCGCGACGAACACCGACTGGACGATTCCGCAGGCCCGCGGCATCGCGCCGGGCAACGGCACCCTGGTGTCGGCGGTGCACACCGCCGTCGGCCGGCTGCCGCTGGTGGCCGGCAAGCCGGAGATCCCGATCTTCCAGGAAGCCGTCACACGCTTCGAGGCGACCGCGCCGCTGTTCATCGGCGACCGGCTCGACACCGACATTCTCGGCGCCAACCGCGCCGGCATGCCGTCGGTGCTGGTGCTGACCGGCATCGACAAGGCCAAGCAGGCTCTGGCGGCCGGCCCCACCGAGCGACCCACGTTCATCCTGGAGGACCTGCGCCAGCTGCACGAGCCCTACCCGGTGACGGTGTTCTCCAAGGACAAGTCCCAGGCCACCGTCGAAGGCGCGAGCGTGCGCATCCACGGCGCCGACGTGGAAATCATGTCCGTGGGCGACGACGGCATCAACCTGTTGCGGGCCGCCTGCGCGGTGATCTGGGCATCCGGACGACCGATCTACGGCCTCAACGTTCCGGAGAGTCTGTATCTCGGACGGTAG